TTGGGGCCAACTGAACCACAAACGTCAGTCGACAATAACCCATCCGCACGTATTAGCACCGTCCTACAATAAATTTTGAACAATGATTGGTCTTTCCTGCCTCGAAAATAGCTTAAGCTGGAGCGCTGCACTCAGCATGCGGTTCGCCGCGTCAATGGACGCTGGTGATGCCTCCGAGCATACGATGCCTACGGTTAAGGCATTGACGGCTGGACTGCCCAATGCGTCGCTTAGCGGTGGTGGCAAACAGGAAGTAACTTGCCTGATTACTGATAGTCGCCGTGTTGTACCTGGTGCGCTTTTCTTCGCAATTGGTGGTCTGCATACCGATGGAAATCTTTACATCGAAGAAGCGATTGGGCGTGGTGCAGTTGGAATTGTTTCCGAACAACCTGCTGGCTCGAATCGACAAGTTGCCTGGCTTCAGGTACCAAATGTCAGAAGCGTTCTGGCCGAAGTTGCCCGTAGGTTTTATGATCATCCTGACACTCAGGTTGAGGTCGTTGGTGTCACTGGAACCAATGGTAAAACCACGGTTTCCATGCTGCTGCAGTTTCTTTTATCTGAGCAACCTGCAGATACAGGTTTGATCGGCACAGTGCGTTATGATCTCGGTCGTCGAACAATCCCTTCATATAAAACGACGCCTGAATCGGTTGATATATATTCCATGTTGGATCAGATGCGACGTGAGCAGTGTAAGCGTGCGGTCATGGAAATTAGCTCACATGCTATTGACCAACAAAGAGTCGAAGGATTGCATGTCCGCATCGCGGCATTTTTGAATTTAACGCGTGATCATATTGATTACCATCATGACCTCGACGCATACTTCTCGGTAAAAGCAAAGCTTTTTACTGGTGAAACGGGAAATCTTCCCGAGGTTGCCGTTGTCAATCTTGATGATCCATATGGTCATCGCTTGTTGAAAAAAATTCCGGCCAATGTACGGACGATTACCTTTGGCAAAGATGACTCGGCTGACATTCGTGCTGAGAATATTCGCTTAGAGCCTGAGGGCAGTCGTTTTCGTGCAATCTGGCCTGGCGGCGAAGCTGAACTTTTTACCCGTGAACCCGGGCAATACAATGTCAGCAATGTACTGGCTGCCCTTGCAGTTTGTTATGCGCGTGGTATGGATCTTACTGCGCTTTCTGAGAAAATTGCATCTTTTCCTGGTGTGCCTGGTCGCATGGAACGTGTTGATCTGGGGCAGCCATTTCCTGTTCTCGTTGATTATGCACATACCGATGATGCGTTGAGAAATGCTCTTGGTATGCTTCGTGAGATTACACCTGGGCGTTTGTTCGTTGTCTTCGGTTGTGGTGGTAATCGCGATCGTGAGAAGCGTCCTCTCATGACGACGGCTGTTCAGGAGAAAGCAGATTTCACCTGGGCAACAAGTGATAATCCACGCAAGGAAACCATTGAGCAAATCTTTGATGATATGCGAAGCGGTGTTGTTCGAGATGATGCCATTGATTTTGTCTCGGATCGTCGCCGGGCTATTGGTTTGGCTATTGATGCGGCAGGCGAGGGTGATTGCGTTATCATCGCAGGGAAGGGGCATGAGACCTTTCAGGAGTTTGCTGATACTGTCGTGCCTTTTGATGATCGCCTTGTCGCCAGGGACTTCCTTTCAAGAAAGAACTTTCAGCCAAAGGAGGACGCTGAATGAGCGGGTTTGATCCTGCAGTAGTTGCTGAATCGTGCGGTGGTACTTGGTATGCTGATGCTTTACCTTCACGGCTAACTGGCTTCAGTCAGGATACGCGTCGCTTGCAGAAAGGGGATTGCTTTGTTGCTTTGGTAACAGATTCGCGTGATGGGCACGATTTCCTTGAAGCAGCCAAAGAGGCGGGAGCTTCTTCTGTTTTGGTGTCGCAGCCTTTTTCAAACTTTAGCCTCCCGCAACTCTGTGTTCCGGATACCCTGATTGCATTTCAGAAAATTGCTCGGTATCACCGCCAAGCATTTTCTGGAAAAGTGATCGGGGTGACCGGAAGTTGTGGCAAGACGACCACAAAGGAACTTACGGCGACACTTCTGGGAGAGGGAGTGCTAAAAACCGAAGGCAACCTGAATAATTTTATTGGTGTTCCACTGACGCTGACTCGCCTTGATCAATCAACGCATCATTTTGGAGTGGTTGAGGCTGGCATTAACGAGCCTGGTGAAATGGATACGCTTGCGCAAATGATCGAAGCAGATGTCGCTATTTGTACCATGGTTGGTGAAGCTCATCTTGAAAAGTTGGGTAGTGTTGAAGGGGTTGCTCGAGAAAAATCACGCTTGGGCGAATTAGCAAGACCTGGTGCCCCAATGCTCTTTCCGGCACAGTGTTTGCGTTACCCGGAGTTTCGTCGTTTTGGTGCACGTGCCTGGGTTGCTGCTCCGCCTGGTAGCGATTTGCCCGAAGGGAATTTTAACAGACTAAACTACAAAACTGAACCTAACGAAGAGGGTGGCTGCCGGCTCAAGATCGAGTCGGCAGCTTTAGTTCCCGGAATCTATGATCTTCCCGTTTCCAGTCCGGGGTTAGTCAGTGATGCTGTATTGGCCATCACAGCAACGCGTTTGTGTGGTATTTCGGAAAAAGATATCCAGGTGAGACTGAAACAATGGAAGTTGGGAAAACATCGTGGTGACTGGATTAATTTGGGACAGTGCCTGATTTATGATGACTGCTATAACGCGAATCCTTCTTCAATCGCAGAGGCTTTGGCCGCGTTTGTTTCGAGATCAGCGAATGAACAATCACGTCTGTTTATTTTAGGAGGGATGAAAGAACTCGGAGATGAGTCACAAGCTCTGCATGAGAAAGTTGGGCGTAACCTGCCCGTTCGTGAAGAGGATCGTGTGGTTTTTATTGGCAATGAGGCTGAAGGATATTTGACTGGCTTAAAAGCCAGTGGCTTTCCTGTTTCTTCTGTCGAGGTGTTTGCGACTGCTCTGGATGCAGTTGACTCAGTAAAGAATTTCTGTGGTTCCGTTTTCCTCAAAGGCAGTCGTGCCTATGCGCTTGAGCAGTTGCTGGAATGTTTTTCTGAAGAGAAGGAGGTGTCATGTTAACCTACCTTGCTGATTACGAAAACATCTTTGGCCCACTGCGTCTTTTTCAATACTTGACGCTGCGTATGGTCATGGCAGCAGCAACTGCCTTGATCATTGGTTTCCTTGTTGCTCCGAAGCTCTTCCAGTTTTTGCGTAGCTTAAAAGCATCGCAGTCATTGCGCACGGCCGAAGAAGTCGGTAAGCTGGCGGATCTTCATGCCAAGAAGAAGGATACGCCAACCATGGGCGGTCTGATGATTTACATTGCGGTAACTGTCAGTGCATTACTCTGGACACGCCCAAGTATCTATCTGTTGGTCGTTCTTCTGGTTTATACCGGTCTGACAATTATTGGTTTTCTTGACGATTATCTAAAAGTATCGAAACGAAATAGTAAAGGGCTGTCAGGGCGCTGGAAGTTGATCGGCCAGGTTTTAGTTACTATTGTGGCGCTTGGTTTGCTTTTGGGCAGTCCTTCGACTCATGGTGAGATGAGCGAATTTTGGACGCCTTTCTATAAATTTCCCTTAATGAAGGAGATGCCAATCTGGTTTGCTTTTATCTTCTTCTTCCTAGTCATGGCGGGGTCCAGTAATGCGATCAACTTAACTGATGGGGTTGATGGGCTTGCCATCGGCTGCACGGTTACCGTGGCGATGGCTTATGGCATCATGGCTTACGCCGCAGGCAATGTTATCATTTCAAATTACCTTCTGATTAGCTATGTTCCCGGTGTTGGAGAATTGGCTGTGGTTTGTTCTGCATTGGGCGGTGGTAGTCTTGCCTTCCTCTGGTACAATTCACATCCGGCTGAGGTCTTCATGGGAGATACCGGGTCGCTGGCCCTGGGAGGGTTGATTGGATCGATTGCATTTATTGTGCATCAACCTCTCACTTTAATTGTTGTGGGCGGGATTTTCGTCCTCGAAGCAGCATCGGTTATTCTTCAAGTCGGCTCATTCAAATTGCGAGGCAAACGCATTTTTCGGATGGCTCCGCTTCATCACCACTTCGAGCTTCTCGGTTGGCATGAGTCCAAGGTCGTGATCCGCTTCTGGATCGTGTCTTTGATTTTTGCCATTGCAGGGCTTTCCACTTTGAAAATGAGGTAAATGTCAGTGAAATACTCCATATTAAGCATTAGTAGTTGGTCATTTCTTCAAGAAATGAATTTCAATTTGATAGAATACTTGGCATTAAATTTGAACACTGTATACTTATTCACAGATTAAGCCCCTTCCTGCATGACTATCCCCGACAACATTAAACCGTATTTGGACCGCTCCGTTGCCGTCCTTGGCTATGGTGTGTCCGGGCGTGGACTCGTCGCATTGCTTCGTGCGTGCGGCATTTGGTATGAAGTTTATGATGAGTATAATGGTGAAGCCCGTCATAGTGAGTTTGATGAAGGCAGAGCCAAGCAACATGGATTAGTACTATATAGTCCTGGTTTTAGTAAAGATCACCGTTGGTTGGTGAATGCGCGTAATGCTGGTTGCCGCGTATTGGGTGAGCTCGATTTTGCCTCCCTTTTCTGGTCGGGAGCATTTGTCGCCATTACGGGCACGAACGGTAAGACAACGACTGCTGAGTTTCTTTCTTTCGCCATGAAGCGGATCGGTATGAAAGCTGTTGCTGTTGGTAATGTCGGTTATCCTGTTTCCCGTTTGCACGAGATTGGTAATTATGGAGCCACTACAGCAGTATGCGAAGTGAGCTCATTCCAGTCGGAGGCGATTGAATATCTCAGGCCACAGGCATTACTTTGGACAAACTTCGGCGAAGACCATTTGGATCGCTACGACTCCATGAAAGACTACTTTGCGGCGAAGTGGAAATTGGTGGAGCGGCTTGCTCGCCCTCGATTCATTGTTGGACGGTCCGTGGCTGAGTATGCCGTCGAGTTCGGGTATACACTGCCGAGCTTTTGTCAGATCGTTGATGTTGATGAGCAAAATGACCTCATTCCCGTGGGAAGCTGCTTCAATAGCTATCCTCAGCGCGAGAACTATCTCATTATACGAGCGTTTTGGCAGCAGGAAGGATTGAGTCTCAAAGCGCTCGAAGAAGCTGCTTGTCAATTTCAACCGCCACGCCATCGCCTTGGTCTTGTTCAAACGATCGGAGAGACAGAGTTCTGGAACGATTCAAAGGCGACCAATTTCGCCTCGTCACTGGCTGCTTTAAAAAGCTTTGATCGGCCCATTCTGTGGATTGGTGGCGGAAAATCTAAAGGTGGCGATGTTGCGGATTTTGCCAGATCCGTTGGAGAGACGATCAGCAAAGGCTATTTAATTGGAGAAAGTGCAGGCGAACTCGCCGCTAACTTCATGCAAAATGGTGTTGATCACGAAGTGTTTACAGAACTTGAAGACGCAGTTGCTGCGGCCTACAAAGATGCCAAAGGCAGGGCGATTGTTTTGCTGAGCCCGGGCTTTTCAAGTTTCGACCTGTTTTCGAGTTACTCTGAGCGTGGAATCCGTTTTGAAAAAGCGGTTTTGAGTTTGATGAAACAGTCTCACGCCCGTAAAAGCAAAGAATGCGCTGTAACCTCAGAAAAATCGCAATGAAATTAAGTCAAACAATAACCATCGTCGTCCTGCTCCATATCGGAGTTATTGGGTCGCT
The Rubellicoccus peritrichatus DNA segment above includes these coding regions:
- a CDS encoding UDP-N-acetylmuramoyl-L-alanyl-D-glutamate--2,6-diaminopimelate ligase, which codes for MIGLSCLENSLSWSAALSMRFAASMDAGDASEHTMPTVKALTAGLPNASLSGGGKQEVTCLITDSRRVVPGALFFAIGGLHTDGNLYIEEAIGRGAVGIVSEQPAGSNRQVAWLQVPNVRSVLAEVARRFYDHPDTQVEVVGVTGTNGKTTVSMLLQFLLSEQPADTGLIGTVRYDLGRRTIPSYKTTPESVDIYSMLDQMRREQCKRAVMEISSHAIDQQRVEGLHVRIAAFLNLTRDHIDYHHDLDAYFSVKAKLFTGETGNLPEVAVVNLDDPYGHRLLKKIPANVRTITFGKDDSADIRAENIRLEPEGSRFRAIWPGGEAELFTREPGQYNVSNVLAALAVCYARGMDLTALSEKIASFPGVPGRMERVDLGQPFPVLVDYAHTDDALRNALGMLREITPGRLFVVFGCGGNRDREKRPLMTTAVQEKADFTWATSDNPRKETIEQIFDDMRSGVVRDDAIDFVSDRRRAIGLAIDAAGEGDCVIIAGKGHETFQEFADTVVPFDDRLVARDFLSRKNFQPKEDAE
- a CDS encoding UDP-N-acetylmuramoyl-tripeptide--D-alanyl-D-alanine ligase, producing MSGFDPAVVAESCGGTWYADALPSRLTGFSQDTRRLQKGDCFVALVTDSRDGHDFLEAAKEAGASSVLVSQPFSNFSLPQLCVPDTLIAFQKIARYHRQAFSGKVIGVTGSCGKTTTKELTATLLGEGVLKTEGNLNNFIGVPLTLTRLDQSTHHFGVVEAGINEPGEMDTLAQMIEADVAICTMVGEAHLEKLGSVEGVAREKSRLGELARPGAPMLFPAQCLRYPEFRRFGARAWVAAPPGSDLPEGNFNRLNYKTEPNEEGGCRLKIESAALVPGIYDLPVSSPGLVSDAVLAITATRLCGISEKDIQVRLKQWKLGKHRGDWINLGQCLIYDDCYNANPSSIAEALAAFVSRSANEQSRLFILGGMKELGDESQALHEKVGRNLPVREEDRVVFIGNEAEGYLTGLKASGFPVSSVEVFATALDAVDSVKNFCGSVFLKGSRAYALEQLLECFSEEKEVSC
- the mraY gene encoding phospho-N-acetylmuramoyl-pentapeptide-transferase, producing MLTYLADYENIFGPLRLFQYLTLRMVMAAATALIIGFLVAPKLFQFLRSLKASQSLRTAEEVGKLADLHAKKKDTPTMGGLMIYIAVTVSALLWTRPSIYLLVVLLVYTGLTIIGFLDDYLKVSKRNSKGLSGRWKLIGQVLVTIVALGLLLGSPSTHGEMSEFWTPFYKFPLMKEMPIWFAFIFFFLVMAGSSNAINLTDGVDGLAIGCTVTVAMAYGIMAYAAGNVIISNYLLISYVPGVGELAVVCSALGGGSLAFLWYNSHPAEVFMGDTGSLALGGLIGSIAFIVHQPLTLIVVGGIFVLEAASVILQVGSFKLRGKRIFRMAPLHHHFELLGWHESKVVIRFWIVSLIFAIAGLSTLKMR
- the murD gene encoding UDP-N-acetylmuramoyl-L-alanine--D-glutamate ligase — protein: MTIPDNIKPYLDRSVAVLGYGVSGRGLVALLRACGIWYEVYDEYNGEARHSEFDEGRAKQHGLVLYSPGFSKDHRWLVNARNAGCRVLGELDFASLFWSGAFVAITGTNGKTTTAEFLSFAMKRIGMKAVAVGNVGYPVSRLHEIGNYGATTAVCEVSSFQSEAIEYLRPQALLWTNFGEDHLDRYDSMKDYFAAKWKLVERLARPRFIVGRSVAEYAVEFGYTLPSFCQIVDVDEQNDLIPVGSCFNSYPQRENYLIIRAFWQQEGLSLKALEEAACQFQPPRHRLGLVQTIGETEFWNDSKATNFASSLAALKSFDRPILWIGGGKSKGGDVADFARSVGETISKGYLIGESAGELAANFMQNGVDHEVFTELEDAVAAAYKDAKGRAIVLLSPGFSSFDLFSSYSERGIRFEKAVLSLMKQSHARKSKECAVTSEKSQ